The Halomonas sp. 7T genome contains a region encoding:
- the aliB gene encoding cyclohexanecarboxyl-CoA dehydrogenase: protein MNFAFTEQQEAIRDTIARFASERLAPRYRQREQAAYIEREIVSELGQMGCLGGELPEEFGGSGLDCITTGVIVEEIARGDFNVGYLPLLASLNGQIIAHHAQPELAQEWLSGITAGRKICCIALTEPHGGSDAANLKLKATRDGDSFLLNGEKTSISMADQADVAVVFARTGTQEQRANGISAFLVPMESQGISTSRFEDSGQRAIGRGSIFFDNVRVPTDHMLGIEGQGFKQVMQGFDYSRALIGLQCLAVAQQSLDETWQWLTQREAFGQPLAAFQGLTHPLAEYQTYVQAARLQCYYALWLKDNQRPHTAEAAMNKWWGPKLAFDVIKQCMLAHGHTGWGEDLPFSQRMRDVLGLQIGDGTAQIMKNIIARQSVSA from the coding sequence ATGAATTTTGCATTTACTGAACAGCAAGAAGCCATTCGCGACACCATTGCACGGTTTGCCAGCGAACGATTAGCCCCTCGCTATCGTCAGCGCGAGCAGGCGGCATACATTGAGCGCGAGATCGTCTCCGAGTTAGGCCAGATGGGCTGCCTGGGCGGCGAGCTACCCGAAGAGTTCGGTGGCAGTGGTCTGGACTGCATTACCACTGGCGTGATTGTTGAGGAGATCGCCAGGGGTGACTTTAATGTCGGCTATTTACCCCTGCTCGCTTCTCTTAATGGTCAAATCATCGCCCATCACGCCCAGCCGGAATTGGCCCAAGAGTGGTTATCAGGCATTACGGCTGGCCGTAAGATCTGCTGTATTGCGCTTACCGAGCCGCACGGCGGCTCAGATGCTGCCAACCTTAAGCTCAAAGCGACCCGTGACGGCGATAGCTTTCTGCTAAATGGTGAAAAAACCTCCATTTCCATGGCCGATCAGGCGGATGTAGCGGTGGTCTTTGCTCGTACCGGCACACAAGAGCAGCGCGCCAACGGCATCAGCGCGTTTTTAGTGCCAATGGAGAGCCAAGGTATATCTACCAGTCGCTTTGAGGATTCAGGTCAACGTGCCATTGGCCGCGGCTCTATTTTCTTCGACAATGTGCGCGTGCCTACCGACCACATGCTCGGCATCGAGGGACAGGGCTTTAAGCAGGTGATGCAGGGATTTGACTATAGCCGTGCGCTGATTGGTTTGCAGTGTTTGGCCGTCGCTCAGCAGTCGCTGGATGAAACCTGGCAGTGGCTCACCCAGCGTGAAGCCTTTGGCCAGCCGTTAGCCGCCTTCCAAGGCTTGACCCATCCACTGGCGGAATACCAGACCTACGTACAGGCGGCGCGGCTGCAGTGTTATTACGCGCTGTGGCTAAAAGACAACCAGCGCCCTCATACCGCTGAAGCGGCAATGAACAAGTGGTGGGGACCGAAGTTAGCCTTTGACGTGATCAAACAGTGCATGCTGGCCCACGGGCATACGGGCTGGGGGGAAGATTTGCCGTTTTCCCAGCGCATGCGCGATGTACTTGGGCTACAGATTGGTGATGGCACGGCTCAGATTATGAAAAATATTATTGCGCGTCAGTCGGTCTCTGCGTGA
- a CDS encoding enoyl-CoA hydratase-related protein, which translates to MSHTTHYEDILYEVDDGVATITINRPERYNAFRGQTCMELLDAFNRAGWDKSIGVIVLTGAGDKAFCTGGDQGAHEGQYDGRGIIGLPVEELQTLIRQVPKPVIARVNGFAIGGGHVLHVICDLSIASETAIFGQVGPKVGSVDPGFGTAYLARVIGEKRAREIWYLCRKYTAQQALDWGLLNAVVPPERLDEEVRKWCDEIIEKSPTALSIAKRSFNADSENIAGIGALGMQALSLYYNTQESQEGVAAFKEKRKPEFRKYY; encoded by the coding sequence ATGAGCCATACCACTCACTACGAAGACATCTTGTATGAGGTAGACGACGGTGTCGCGACGATCACTATTAACCGCCCCGAGCGCTATAACGCCTTCCGTGGGCAAACCTGTATGGAACTGCTGGATGCGTTTAATCGTGCCGGCTGGGATAAATCGATTGGCGTCATTGTGCTCACCGGCGCGGGCGACAAAGCATTCTGTACCGGGGGCGACCAGGGTGCACATGAGGGCCAATACGATGGCCGTGGCATCATCGGCCTACCCGTAGAGGAGCTGCAAACGCTCATCCGCCAAGTGCCTAAACCGGTCATTGCACGAGTGAATGGGTTTGCCATTGGCGGTGGACACGTTTTACACGTGATCTGCGATCTAAGCATTGCGTCAGAAACGGCCATTTTCGGTCAGGTGGGGCCAAAAGTGGGATCGGTTGACCCTGGCTTTGGCACCGCTTATCTCGCCCGCGTCATTGGCGAGAAACGAGCCCGTGAAATCTGGTACCTGTGCCGAAAATATACGGCTCAGCAAGCGCTCGACTGGGGGCTGCTCAATGCGGTGGTGCCGCCTGAACGGCTGGACGAGGAAGTGCGTAAATGGTGTGACGAAATTATTGAGAAAAGTCCTACCGCCCTCTCCATCGCCAAGCGCTCTTTCAATGCAGACAGCGAAAATATCGCCGGCATTGGTGCACTCGGTATGCAGGCCCTAAGCCTCTACTACAACACCCAGGAGTCGCAGGAAGGTGTTGCCGCGTTTAAGGAAAAGCGTAAGCCCGAATTTCGCAAATATTATTAG
- a CDS encoding SDR family NAD(P)-dependent oxidoreductase, with protein MQGLTGKTVIVTGGGGGIGRAVCQRFAQEGALVAVLDRDEQAAQVSVESIIKAGGNACAYAADITDYRAIEATVVRIEAELGTPTVLINNAGFDRFMPFLKTDPAMWESLIAVNLTGALNMHHIVLPRMVEAGGGKVVNIASDAARVGSSGEAVYAACKAGLLGLSKTLARELATKNITVNVVCPGPTDTALLKGVADTSRDPEKLLEAFRNAVPMRRIGQPEDYPGIIVMLASDEANFITGQVISVSGGLTMAG; from the coding sequence ATGCAAGGTTTAACGGGAAAAACCGTAATAGTGACCGGCGGCGGTGGCGGCATTGGCCGCGCAGTGTGTCAACGCTTTGCTCAGGAAGGCGCGCTGGTCGCTGTGCTTGATCGTGATGAGCAAGCCGCCCAAGTAAGTGTCGAAAGCATTATTAAAGCAGGCGGTAACGCTTGTGCTTACGCTGCTGACATCACCGATTACCGCGCTATCGAAGCGACCGTTGTTCGCATTGAAGCAGAGCTTGGCACGCCAACTGTTTTGATTAATAACGCGGGGTTCGACCGCTTTATGCCTTTTCTTAAAACCGACCCCGCGATGTGGGAGTCGCTGATTGCCGTCAATCTGACCGGCGCGCTCAATATGCACCACATCGTACTGCCAAGAATGGTTGAGGCTGGCGGGGGCAAGGTGGTCAACATTGCCTCGGATGCAGCCCGAGTAGGCTCTTCCGGTGAAGCCGTTTATGCCGCCTGCAAGGCAGGGCTGCTCGGTTTAAGTAAAACTCTCGCCCGGGAGCTGGCCACCAAAAATATTACGGTCAACGTTGTTTGCCCTGGCCCTACCGACACCGCCCTTTTAAAAGGCGTAGCCGATACCTCCCGCGACCCAGAAAAGCTATTGGAAGCCTTCCGCAACGCCGTGCCTATGCGCCGGATAGGTCAGCCTGAAGATTATCCTGGGATCATCGTGATGCTCGCGAGCGATGAAGCAAATTTCATTACCGGGCAGGTGATCAGCGTCTCCGGCGGGCTGACCATGGCGGGTTAA
- a CDS encoding AMP-binding protein, whose protein sequence is MSITTNMTIDRRNSMKQSVAWNDMLITEYLDKAVAQVPDKPAIVTYTMASGERTQLSYRELNERVTQIAVGLVSLGIQVGDVVSCQLPNWWQMTALHLACVRIGAVLNPLMPIFREHELRFMLAQAESKLLVVPKVFRGFDHAAMATTLKTELASLTHVLVIGGEGECSFEARLLNHGEEKTRDTAALFMERRPSGDDVVQLLYTSGTTGKPKGVMHTSNTLLSHICPLAERLALDTTDTTLMPSPLAHQLGFLYGLMMPIYLQATAVLQDTWLPSEAVKIVRFEQPSLMLGSTPFLADIAEQAIAHGTDLQSLKLFLCAGAPIPSPLVEKAARNLPTKIISAWGMTENGAVTTTRLDDAPSCSVETDGVPLPFMELKVTDIEGNTLPSNQEGSLWVRGASLFVGYFKQPELYGVDDEGWFPTGDLARLNEDGYVRITGRSKDVVIRGGENIPIVDIENTLYQHPAIQALALVGRPDERLGERLVAYVVLKEGYPSLSLEEITQFLTERHVTRQYHPEFLEVLDELPRTPSGKIQKFKLRDQALINTDSRA, encoded by the coding sequence ATGTCTATTACTACTAACATGACGATAGACCGCCGTAATAGCATGAAGCAATCAGTCGCTTGGAATGACATGCTCATTACAGAATATCTTGACAAAGCGGTAGCACAAGTACCTGACAAACCAGCTATTGTTACCTACACCATGGCCTCAGGGGAGCGCACACAGCTTAGCTATCGCGAACTCAATGAGCGGGTCACTCAAATAGCAGTTGGGCTTGTCTCGCTTGGCATTCAGGTCGGTGATGTGGTGTCGTGCCAACTGCCTAATTGGTGGCAAATGACTGCGCTACACTTAGCTTGCGTTCGAATTGGCGCGGTACTTAACCCGCTCATGCCGATTTTTCGCGAGCATGAGTTGCGCTTTATGCTCGCCCAAGCCGAAAGTAAGTTGCTAGTGGTACCCAAGGTATTTCGAGGCTTTGATCATGCTGCTATGGCAACAACTCTTAAGACAGAATTGGCGTCACTAACGCATGTACTGGTAATTGGCGGTGAAGGGGAGTGCAGCTTTGAAGCACGACTTCTTAACCACGGTGAGGAGAAGACGCGCGATACGGCCGCACTGTTTATGGAGCGCCGCCCATCTGGCGATGATGTTGTGCAGTTGCTTTACACATCGGGTACTACGGGTAAGCCGAAAGGGGTAATGCACACTTCAAATACGCTGCTTAGCCACATTTGCCCGCTTGCCGAACGCTTAGCGCTGGACACTACTGATACCACCTTAATGCCTTCGCCTCTGGCGCATCAATTAGGCTTTCTTTACGGCTTAATGATGCCCATTTACCTGCAGGCTACGGCTGTTCTTCAAGACACTTGGTTACCCAGTGAAGCAGTCAAAATCGTACGCTTTGAACAACCCAGTTTGATGCTTGGCTCTACTCCCTTTTTAGCAGATATTGCAGAGCAAGCGATTGCTCATGGAACCGACCTGCAATCACTAAAACTCTTTCTTTGTGCAGGCGCCCCTATACCTAGCCCGCTGGTAGAAAAAGCGGCGCGTAATTTGCCCACTAAAATCATCTCCGCCTGGGGTATGACCGAGAACGGCGCCGTTACCACTACCCGCTTGGATGACGCGCCTTCGTGTTCAGTCGAAACCGATGGCGTCCCCCTGCCCTTTATGGAACTTAAGGTGACGGATATTGAGGGCAACACCTTGCCATCAAATCAAGAAGGCAGTCTTTGGGTACGCGGCGCCAGCCTGTTTGTTGGGTACTTTAAACAACCTGAACTTTATGGCGTGGATGATGAAGGCTGGTTCCCGACGGGGGATTTGGCACGCCTGAATGAAGACGGCTATGTGCGTATCACGGGCCGCTCTAAAGATGTGGTCATTCGAGGTGGCGAGAATATCCCCATTGTGGATATCGAAAACACCCTTTATCAGCATCCCGCTATCCAAGCACTGGCTCTTGTTGGGCGGCCAGATGAGCGTTTAGGGGAGCGGTTGGTCGCTTACGTCGTGCTTAAAGAGGGCTACCCCAGCCTGAGCCTAGAAGAGATCACGCAGTTTCTTACCGAGCGGCATGTAACGCGCCAATACCATCCAGAGTTTCTTGAAGTGCTGGATGAGTTGCCACGTACGCCTTCTGGAAAAATTCAGAAATTTAAGCTTCGCGACCAAGCGCTTATCAATACCGATTCACGCGCTTGA
- a CDS encoding 3-keto-5-aminohexanoate cleavage protein has translation MSQPCIICVAITGSLPRKENNPAVPITVEEQIESTQAAFEAGATIAHCHVRNDDQTPSSDPEKFGRLMEGLKKHCPGMIIQLSTGGRSGAGEARGGMLSLKPDMASLSVGSNNFPNRVYENPPQLVEWLADEMLTYNVKPEIEAFDLSHIHQAVALSKQSKLKAPLYVQFVMGVKNSMPADKPTFDFYIETLKRLAPDAQWCGAGIGANQYVLNEWSIAAGGHTRTGLEDNVRLDSNTLAPSNAALVERTVALCEKYERPVATWQQAREMLGL, from the coding sequence ATGTCTCAGCCCTGTATTATTTGCGTCGCCATTACCGGCAGCCTGCCCCGCAAAGAGAACAATCCCGCCGTACCGATCACTGTGGAAGAGCAAATCGAAAGCACCCAGGCAGCGTTTGAAGCGGGCGCGACAATCGCCCACTGTCATGTGCGTAACGATGACCAAACGCCTTCCTCTGACCCAGAAAAATTTGGCCGCTTGATGGAAGGGCTCAAGAAGCACTGTCCTGGCATGATTATTCAGCTCTCTACCGGCGGGCGTTCCGGTGCAGGGGAAGCCCGGGGCGGCATGTTGTCGCTGAAGCCTGATATGGCCAGTCTCTCGGTGGGTTCAAATAACTTCCCTAACCGTGTTTATGAGAACCCACCGCAGCTGGTGGAGTGGCTCGCCGATGAGATGCTGACGTATAACGTGAAGCCTGAAATCGAAGCCTTTGATTTGTCGCACATCCATCAAGCGGTTGCGCTTTCTAAGCAGAGTAAATTGAAGGCCCCGCTTTACGTGCAGTTTGTGATGGGCGTGAAGAATTCCATGCCCGCGGATAAGCCCACCTTTGATTTCTATATCGAGACGCTCAAGCGCTTAGCGCCGGATGCCCAGTGGTGTGGCGCGGGCATCGGCGCCAATCAATACGTGCTTAACGAGTGGTCGATTGCCGCCGGTGGGCATACCCGCACTGGGCTTGAAGATAACGTGCGGCTGGACAGCAACACGCTGGCGCCCTCCAACGCGGCGTTGGTAGAGCGCACCGTGGCGCTGTGCGAAAAGTATGAGCGCCCGGTAGCCACTTGGCAGCAGGCGCGTGAAATGCTGGGGCTATAA
- a CDS encoding DODA-type extradiol aromatic ring-opening family dioxygenase codes for MSLTAESLTAGCLTTESTPAAQPVLFVPHGAGPCFFMEWNPQDTWHGMAHFLENVADSLPTRPSAIVMVSGHWQTPSFSITAGETPELIYDYHGFPDHTYALSYPAPGAPALAKRIAALLAEAGLPSHLDTARGFDHGTFIPLKLMFPAADIPVVQLSLRDDLDPAAHLAAGEALATLRDEGVLIIGSGMSFHNMRGYGDARFTAPSQAFDHWLTDAVEANSAARHASLSQWSQAPHAHECHPPGDEEHLIPLLVAAGAAGQDTGRKIYSEQVLKTQLSAYRFG; via the coding sequence ATGTCATTAACTGCTGAGTCATTAACTGCCGGGTGCTTAACGACCGAGTCAACGCCTGCCGCCCAACCGGTGCTGTTTGTACCCCACGGCGCAGGCCCCTGCTTCTTTATGGAGTGGAACCCGCAAGATACCTGGCACGGCATGGCACACTTTCTGGAAAACGTAGCCGATTCATTGCCCACCCGGCCTAGCGCCATTGTGATGGTCTCTGGCCACTGGCAAACACCCTCCTTCAGTATTACCGCAGGTGAAACGCCCGAGCTTATCTATGATTACCACGGTTTTCCCGATCATACTTACGCGCTCAGCTATCCCGCGCCCGGCGCGCCAGCGCTTGCCAAGCGAATCGCAGCACTACTTGCCGAGGCAGGCTTACCCAGCCATCTCGATACAGCGCGCGGCTTCGATCACGGCACATTTATTCCACTGAAACTGATGTTCCCTGCGGCAGATATCCCGGTAGTGCAGCTTTCCCTACGGGATGACCTTGACCCTGCCGCGCACCTTGCCGCAGGCGAGGCGCTAGCTACCCTACGTGACGAAGGTGTGCTGATCATTGGCAGCGGGATGAGCTTTCACAATATGCGTGGCTATGGCGACGCCCGCTTTACCGCGCCTTCGCAAGCCTTCGACCACTGGCTGACCGACGCAGTAGAGGCCAACTCCGCTGCGCGCCATGCCAGCCTTTCCCAATGGTCGCAAGCGCCCCACGCGCATGAGTGCCACCCACCCGGCGATGAAGAGCACCTGATACCTCTACTGGTTGCTGCCGGTGCTGCGGGGCAAGACACCGGCCGCAAGATCTACTCAGAGCAAGTGCTCAAAACACAGCTTTCTGCCTATCGCTTTGGCTAA